From a single bacterium genomic region:
- a CDS encoding ABC transporter ATP-binding protein, with product MFDVRALSFSYPRRPLFENLSASIGKSEFVSVVGPNGAGKSTFVKLLARLLHPSSGGILFNSTELDSISRRELARSLAYVAQESRFSLDFTVIETVLHGRHPYLGALERYRSSDYALARSALERLGILHLAEKSINNISSGERQLAVICRALVQEPSVILLDEPLNHLDLAHQHDVLALLRSLNEEGICIVLVAHDLNQAALCSNRMLIFARGRLAEDDSPDALLKPEIIERYWGVRPVEGRHPQTGRRQIFLPL from the coding sequence GTGTTTGATGTTCGCGCGCTTTCCTTCTCCTATCCGAGACGGCCTCTTTTCGAGAACCTCTCGGCGAGCATCGGCAAGAGCGAATTCGTATCCGTTGTTGGACCGAACGGGGCAGGAAAGAGCACGTTCGTGAAGCTTCTCGCGCGTCTTCTTCATCCATCGTCCGGCGGTATCCTATTTAACAGTACCGAGCTCGATTCCATCAGCCGACGCGAGCTTGCCAGAAGCCTTGCATACGTTGCGCAGGAGAGCCGTTTCAGCCTTGATTTTACCGTTATCGAGACCGTGCTTCATGGACGCCATCCTTACCTTGGCGCGCTCGAGCGCTATCGCTCATCCGATTACGCCCTAGCCCGCTCGGCGCTCGAGAGGCTTGGTATTCTCCATCTCGCGGAAAAGTCCATCAACAATATCTCATCTGGAGAGCGCCAACTCGCCGTTATCTGTCGAGCGCTCGTGCAGGAGCCATCCGTAATCCTTCTCGATGAACCTCTCAATCATCTAGATCTTGCACACCAGCACGATGTGCTCGCGCTTCTCAGAAGCTTGAACGAGGAGGGGATTTGCATCGTTCTCGTTGCGCACGACCTCAACCAGGCCGCGCTCTGCTCGAACCGGATGCTCATCTTCGCCCGCGGCCGGCTAGCCGAGGACGATTCTCCCGACGCGCTCCTTAAGCCAGAGATCATAGAACGTTACTGGGGAGTGCGGCCGGTCGAGGGCCGGCACCCGCAGACAGGCAGGCGCCAGATTTTTCTGCCGCTTTAA
- a CDS encoding iron ABC transporter permease — protein MRTSLGWLLLGILLAALVILSCFLGPAGFSLELLVFRLPRVILTVFAGGILAFVGASLQGLLENPLVDPYIIGSSSGAGVGVALSLLFGWTSVFGRPLFAFAGAIGALALVYAIASVRGRATRLSLILSGVALSFVCSSLVMVLMVLSRSELSQIIYLLMGSTNIIFTPQELWTFIVSASLSVAGAAWILGRWRSLDILSSNVEAAETLGVNTRRLTSEVFIISALLVGVVVAFAGAVSFVGLIVPHIVRFLFGPRHLRVLPASVLVGASLLLASDLALRLFSMATNVYLPLSVVTTIIGVPFFLFIMKRRLSV, from the coding sequence ATGCGCACTAGTCTGGGCTGGCTGCTTCTTGGTATCCTTCTTGCCGCGCTTGTAATCCTTTCTTGCTTTTTGGGACCTGCCGGATTCTCCCTTGAGCTGCTGGTTTTCCGGCTTCCGAGGGTGATTTTGACCGTATTTGCGGGCGGTATTCTTGCATTCGTGGGCGCCAGCTTGCAGGGGCTTCTCGAAAACCCTTTAGTAGACCCTTATATAATCGGCTCATCCTCAGGTGCGGGAGTCGGTGTCGCCCTTTCGCTTCTTTTCGGGTGGACGTCCGTTTTCGGCAGGCCTTTATTCGCGTTCGCAGGAGCAATAGGCGCGCTTGCGCTCGTGTACGCAATAGCCAGCGTTCGCGGCAGGGCGACCAGGCTATCCCTCATACTCTCAGGGGTTGCCCTGAGCTTCGTCTGTTCGAGCCTTGTAATGGTGCTCATGGTGCTTTCACGCTCCGAACTTTCCCAGATCATCTATCTTCTTATGGGTTCGACCAACATCATCTTTACCCCGCAGGAACTCTGGACATTTATCGTTTCGGCATCGCTTTCCGTTGCAGGCGCCGCATGGATACTCGGTCGATGGCGCTCGCTCGATATCCTTTCATCCAACGTAGAAGCCGCGGAAACGCTGGGAGTCAACACGCGCAGACTGACTTCCGAGGTCTTTATAATATCCGCCTTGCTCGTTGGTGTCGTTGTCGCATTTGCAGGCGCCGTGAGCTTCGTGGGGCTTATTGTTCCCCATATCGTCCGTTTCCTCTTCGGGCCCAGACACTTGCGGGTTCTTCCGGCAAGCGTCCTTGTTGGAGCATCTTTGCTTCTCGCCTCCGATCTCGCGCTCAGGCTTTTTTCCATGGCTACGAACGTTTATCTGCCACTTTCGGTTGTCACAACGATTATAGGCGTGCCGTTCTTCCTCTTCATCATGAAAAGGAGGCTTAGTGTTTGA